In Parabacteroides timonensis, the genomic stretch GGTTTCCAGTAATTTGTCCTGATAAGCTTTCAGGTTCTCTTTCAAACGTCCTTTGCTTATTTTGTCGATCTTGGTGAAGATGATTGAGAAAGGTACGCCATTCTCTCCTAGCCATTCCATAAACTCCAGGTCTATTTTTTGTGCTTCATGGCGACAGTCGAGCAACACAAAGAGATTGGTCAGTTGTTCACGTTCCAGGATATAATCTTCGATAATTCGCTGGATATTCTCCCGTCCTTCTTTTCCGCGCTGGGCAAAGCCATAACCGGGAAGGTCGACCAGGAACCAGTTGTTATTAATC encodes the following:
- the yihA gene encoding ribosome biogenesis GTP-binding protein YihA/YsxC, whose amino-acid sequence is MEIKSAEFVISNTDVKKCPAGNFPEYAFIGRSNVGKSSLINMLTGKKGLAMTSQKPGKTLLINHFMINNNWFLVDLPGYGFAQRGKEGRENIQRIIEDYILEREQLTNLFVLLDCRHEAQKIDLEFMEWLGENGVPFSIIFTKIDKISKGRLKENLKAYQDKLLETWEELPPILLSSSEKKEGREEILNYIDDINKSLKG